The following proteins come from a genomic window of Yinghuangia sp. ASG 101:
- a CDS encoding LLM class flavin-dependent oxidoreductase yields the protein MTDAELSCGLPPGPDFADLAVLAEELGYARVWIYDSAPLWEDPFVHLALAARRTSRIGLATAVLIPDQRSVMAMASGIATIARISDGRFRACFGTGFTARLTVGQAPMTLKALADYVTALRGLLAGETAFADGRAVRMLHAPGLTAPRPVDVPLWLSVFGPRGAELAGRVADGIIGPPHPELPSAMLVSGTVLDAGEEPDSARVHEAIGPWRVVDWHNAYAQRGADAVDALPGGRAWRETVEALAPAEERHLLPYEGHVTHLTDRDRALLAHIDVKTMVGDTDRVARQLSRFAAAGFSELIYTPSGPDIARELRTFAAARPTG from the coding sequence GTGACCGACGCCGAACTGTCCTGCGGGCTCCCTCCGGGGCCGGACTTCGCCGACCTCGCCGTGCTGGCCGAGGAACTGGGCTACGCCCGCGTGTGGATCTACGACTCGGCGCCTCTGTGGGAGGACCCCTTCGTCCACCTCGCGCTCGCCGCGCGGCGCACGAGCCGGATCGGGCTCGCCACCGCCGTGCTGATCCCGGACCAGCGGTCCGTGATGGCCATGGCCTCGGGCATCGCCACCATCGCCCGCATATCCGACGGCCGCTTCCGGGCCTGCTTCGGCACCGGCTTCACCGCACGCCTGACGGTCGGTCAGGCGCCGATGACCCTCAAGGCGCTCGCCGACTACGTGACCGCGCTGCGCGGACTCCTCGCCGGAGAAACGGCGTTCGCGGACGGCCGAGCCGTGCGGATGCTGCACGCGCCCGGCCTGACCGCGCCGCGACCCGTCGACGTCCCGCTGTGGCTCAGCGTCTTCGGCCCGCGCGGCGCCGAACTCGCGGGGCGCGTCGCCGACGGCATCATCGGGCCCCCGCACCCCGAACTCCCGTCCGCCATGCTCGTGTCCGGCACGGTCCTGGACGCCGGGGAGGAACCCGACTCCGCCCGCGTCCACGAGGCCATCGGGCCGTGGCGGGTCGTCGACTGGCACAACGCGTACGCCCAGCGCGGCGCCGACGCCGTCGACGCGCTTCCCGGCGGACGGGCGTGGCGGGAGACGGTCGAAGCACTCGCGCCGGCCGAGGAACGCCACCTGCTGCCGTACGAGGGCCACGTCACCCACCTCACCGACCGCGACCGCGCGCTCCTCGCACACATCGACGTCAAGACGATGGTCGGCGACACCGACCGCGTGGCCCGCCAACTCTCCCGCTTCGCCGCGGCCGGCTTCAGCGAACTCATCTACACCCCGAGCGGCCCCGACATCGCCCGCGAACTCCGCACGTTCGCGGCGGCCCGCCCGACGGGCTGA